One segment of Burkholderia multivorans ATCC BAA-247 DNA contains the following:
- a CDS encoding peptidylprolyl isomerase, which produces MKKTLRFAAVVSSLAASAALLAAAPAAAQALGSQGAQLADEVVAVVNNDVITGRELDQRVGLISRRLQQQNAPVPPIDQLRAQVLNQMVLERIQVQKAKDDGIRVDDATVQATLQRLAQANGMTLDQYRSRLEAQGVPWSIFTADARTELMLSKLREREVDSKITVSDAEVASYIASQRGPNASQQQDLRFQHIFIKAPTNAPQTQIEAAQKKAEALLQQATSGADFEKLAKNNSEADDAKKGGDLGFKSPSALPADVVDAAAKLRPGQVNPTLIRVPDGFEIIRLVDRRQSQGATAAAPKIVQTHVRHILLRVGEGKSEGQARQQLIDIRRQIEAGGDFEKFARTYSQDGSASQGGDLGWISPGETVPEFERAMNALQDGQISQPVRTEYGYHLIQVVGRREAEGSVQQQMDIARQAIGQRKAEQAYADWLRELRDSSYVQYKIGGLPSN; this is translated from the coding sequence ATGAAGAAAACCCTTCGTTTCGCGGCAGTCGTGTCCAGCCTCGCCGCGTCCGCCGCGCTGCTCGCCGCCGCGCCGGCCGCGGCGCAGGCGCTCGGTTCGCAAGGCGCGCAGCTCGCCGACGAAGTCGTCGCGGTCGTCAACAACGACGTGATCACGGGCCGCGAACTCGACCAGCGCGTCGGCCTGATCTCGCGTCGGCTGCAGCAGCAGAACGCGCCCGTGCCGCCGATCGACCAGCTGCGCGCGCAGGTGCTGAACCAGATGGTGCTCGAGCGCATCCAGGTGCAGAAGGCGAAGGACGACGGGATCCGCGTCGACGACGCGACGGTGCAGGCCACGCTGCAGCGCCTCGCGCAGGCGAACGGGATGACGCTCGACCAGTATCGCTCGCGTCTCGAAGCGCAAGGCGTGCCGTGGAGCATCTTCACGGCCGATGCGCGTACCGAACTGATGCTGTCGAAGCTGCGTGAGCGCGAGGTCGACAGCAAGATCACCGTGTCGGACGCCGAAGTCGCGAGCTACATCGCGAGCCAGCGCGGGCCGAACGCCTCGCAGCAGCAGGACCTGCGCTTCCAGCACATCTTCATCAAGGCGCCGACCAACGCGCCGCAGACGCAGATCGAAGCCGCGCAGAAGAAGGCCGAGGCGCTGCTGCAGCAAGCGACGTCGGGTGCCGATTTCGAGAAGCTCGCGAAGAACAATTCGGAAGCCGACGATGCGAAGAAGGGCGGCGATCTCGGCTTCAAGTCGCCGAGCGCGCTGCCGGCCGACGTCGTCGACGCCGCGGCGAAGCTGCGTCCGGGGCAGGTCAACCCGACGCTGATCCGCGTGCCGGACGGCTTCGAGATCATCCGCCTCGTCGATCGCCGGCAGAGCCAGGGCGCGACGGCCGCGGCGCCGAAGATCGTGCAGACGCACGTGCGCCACATCCTACTGCGCGTCGGCGAAGGCAAGTCCGAAGGGCAGGCGCGCCAGCAACTGATCGATATCCGCCGGCAGATCGAGGCCGGCGGCGACTTCGAGAAGTTCGCGCGTACCTATTCGCAGGACGGTTCCGCGTCGCAGGGCGGCGATCTCGGCTGGATCAGCCCCGGCGAGACGGTGCCCGAATTCGAGCGCGCGATGAACGCGCTGCAGGACGGCCAGATCAGCCAGCCCGTTCGTACGGAATACGGCTATCACCTGATCCAGGTCGTCGGCCGCCGCGAGGCGGAAGGCTCGGTGCAGCAGCAGATGGACATCGCGCGTCAGGCGATCGGCCAGCGCAAGGCCGAGCAGGCGTATGCGGACTGGCTGCGCGAACTGCGCGATTCGTCCTACGTGCAGTACAAGATCGGCGGCCTGCCGTCGAACTGA
- a CDS encoding LPS-assembly protein LptD — protein MPPKPLFPNVFPADGAPRKRRLALALLAVPGLVPAVSHAQLTGAAAQPQPLDSPWDLRLAPQLEEHPLKDGAKPAAFVIADHTSGTAEQDMAAKGSAELRRGDAVVKADAIHYDQDTDMADAYGQVRVINGGTSFAGPEAHLKIEASQGFMTAPKYHFNVTGGSGSAERVDMLDSERSVFVNGTYTACACATHPAWYIKGSRFDFDTGADEGTARNGVLFFQGVPIFASPWMTFPLSGDRRSGLLPPTFSMNSNNGFELSLPYYFNIAPNRDLTITPRIISRRGVQTEATFRYLSPSYSGTFTANYLPDDRLAHRNRYAIYWQHQQNFGGGFGGYVYYNKVSDNTYPEDLGSMNQFINGTQTLYQQEAGLTYNKGPWSVLARYQHWQTLPPSIAPYSREPQLNVKYTKYNVGGFDFGAEADYSRFRITTADSTQGDRIVFNPYIAYGVYGPGYFVVPKVQYHFASYDLNYLSSSTPNSPKRFTESIPTVSFDTGLIFDRSVRLFGQDFIQTLEPRLYYVYTPYRDQSNAPLFDTAESDFGLAEIYQPNTFVGNDRVADANRITAGLTSRFIDPRTGDERARFVIAQQYYFADQRVTLNTGQSAAQARHSDLIVGAALKLGSGFMSETAFQYNQNNNQLVKSSIGFGFSPGERKVINAAYRYTRASTTLDGQPINQFLVSAQWPLTRRLYAVGRFNYDLAGDRLVDGLLGLQYDADCWALGVGVQRFANGVNSSGQRNSSTRFMMQLTLKGLSTVDNGLVAAFRAGVPGYTPLPSAPPPMSRFSNYE, from the coding sequence ATGCCGCCCAAACCGCTATTCCCGAATGTCTTCCCCGCTGACGGGGCGCCGCGCAAACGGCGGCTCGCGCTTGCACTGCTGGCCGTGCCCGGCCTCGTGCCGGCCGTGTCGCACGCGCAGCTGACGGGCGCGGCCGCGCAGCCGCAGCCGCTCGATTCGCCGTGGGATCTGCGTCTCGCGCCGCAGCTCGAGGAACATCCGCTGAAGGACGGCGCGAAGCCCGCCGCGTTCGTGATCGCCGACCACACGAGCGGCACGGCCGAGCAGGACATGGCCGCGAAAGGCTCGGCCGAACTGCGGCGCGGCGACGCGGTCGTGAAAGCCGACGCGATCCACTACGATCAGGATACCGACATGGCCGATGCATACGGCCAGGTCAGGGTGATCAACGGCGGCACGTCGTTCGCGGGCCCCGAAGCGCACCTGAAGATCGAGGCGAGCCAGGGCTTCATGACGGCGCCGAAGTATCACTTCAACGTGACGGGCGGCTCCGGCAGCGCGGAGCGCGTCGACATGCTCGACAGCGAGCGCTCGGTGTTCGTGAACGGCACGTACACCGCATGCGCGTGCGCGACGCATCCCGCGTGGTACATCAAGGGCAGCCGCTTCGACTTCGACACGGGCGCCGACGAAGGCACCGCGCGCAACGGCGTGCTGTTCTTCCAGGGTGTGCCGATCTTCGCGAGCCCGTGGATGACGTTCCCGCTCTCGGGCGATCGCAGAAGCGGCCTGCTGCCGCCGACGTTCTCGATGAACTCGAACAACGGGTTCGAGCTGTCGCTGCCGTACTACTTCAACATCGCGCCGAACCGCGACCTGACGATCACGCCGCGCATCATCTCGCGGCGCGGCGTGCAGACCGAAGCGACGTTCCGCTATCTGTCGCCGAGCTATTCGGGCACGTTCACCGCGAACTACCTGCCGGACGACCGGCTCGCGCACCGCAACCGCTACGCGATCTACTGGCAGCACCAGCAGAACTTCGGCGGCGGCTTCGGCGGCTACGTCTACTACAACAAGGTCTCGGACAATACCTATCCCGAAGACCTTGGGTCGATGAACCAGTTCATCAACGGGACGCAGACGCTCTATCAGCAGGAAGCGGGCCTCACGTACAACAAGGGTCCGTGGTCGGTGCTCGCGCGCTACCAGCACTGGCAGACGCTGCCGCCGTCGATCGCGCCGTACAGCCGCGAGCCGCAGTTGAACGTGAAGTACACGAAGTACAACGTCGGCGGCTTCGACTTCGGCGCGGAAGCCGACTACTCGCGATTCCGCATCACGACCGCCGACTCGACGCAGGGCGACCGGATCGTCTTCAACCCGTACATCGCGTACGGCGTCTACGGACCCGGCTACTTCGTCGTGCCGAAGGTGCAGTACCACTTCGCGTCGTACGACCTGAACTACCTGTCGTCGAGCACGCCGAACAGCCCGAAGCGCTTTACCGAATCGATTCCGACCGTCAGCTTCGACACCGGGCTGATCTTCGACCGCTCGGTGCGCCTGTTCGGCCAGGACTTCATCCAGACGCTCGAGCCGCGGCTCTACTACGTGTATACGCCGTACCGCGACCAGTCGAACGCGCCGCTGTTCGATACCGCCGAATCCGACTTCGGCCTCGCGGAGATCTACCAGCCGAACACGTTCGTCGGCAACGACCGCGTCGCGGACGCGAACCGGATCACGGCCGGCCTGACCTCGCGCTTCATCGATCCGCGTACCGGCGACGAGCGCGCGCGCTTCGTGATCGCGCAGCAGTACTACTTCGCCGATCAGCGCGTGACGCTGAACACGGGGCAGTCCGCCGCGCAGGCGCGCCACTCCGACCTGATCGTCGGCGCTGCGCTGAAGCTCGGTTCGGGCTTCATGTCGGAAACGGCGTTCCAGTACAACCAGAACAACAACCAGCTCGTGAAGTCGAGCATCGGTTTCGGCTTCAGTCCCGGCGAGCGCAAGGTGATCAACGCCGCGTACCGCTACACGCGCGCAAGCACGACGCTCGACGGACAGCCGATCAACCAGTTCCTGGTGTCCGCGCAATGGCCGCTCACGCGGCGCCTGTACGCGGTCGGCCGCTTCAACTACGATCTGGCCGGCGACCGGCTTGTCGACGGTCTGCTCGGCTTACAATACGACGCGGATTGCTGGGCGCTCGGCGTCGGCGTGCAGCGGTTCGCCAACGGCGTGAATTCGTCCGGACAGCGGAACTCGTCGACGCGCTTCATGATGCAGCTCACGCTCAAGGGGCTGTCGACCGTCGACAACGGCCTCGTCGCGGCGTTCCGCGCCGGCGTGCCGGGCTACACGCCGCTGCCGTCGGCACCGCCGCCGATGTCCCGCTTCAGCAACTACGAGTAA
- a CDS encoding aminoglycoside phosphotransferase family protein: MTPPSTAAHPDARLDALAAWLRPLADRYALDLATLAPASSDASFRRYFRVASAASAGGSLIAVDAPPPEKCREFVQVAQLLAAAGDHVPDVLAHDFDAGFMLVTDLGRTSYISVLDPADPASARPLMRDAFDALIRFQLTSKPDVLPPFDEAFLRREMELMPEWFIGRHLGKPVTDAMRGTLERTFALLVASAHAQPQGFMLRDFMPRNLMVCEPNPGILDFQDAVYGPLTYDVVSLLRDAFISWDEEFELDCFAYYWEKAKKAGLPVDPDFGEFYRQLEWMGLQRHIKVLGLFARINYRDGKPHYLNDLPRFLGYARKVALRYRPLAPFAKLLDELEGRTDDVAYTF; the protein is encoded by the coding sequence ATGACGCCCCCATCCACCGCCGCTCATCCCGACGCCCGCCTCGACGCGCTCGCCGCCTGGCTGCGCCCGCTCGCCGATCGCTACGCGCTCGACCTCGCCACGCTCGCGCCGGCATCGTCCGACGCCAGTTTCCGCCGCTATTTCCGCGTCGCGTCGGCCGCGAGCGCCGGCGGCTCGCTGATCGCCGTCGACGCGCCGCCGCCCGAGAAATGCCGCGAGTTCGTGCAGGTCGCGCAGCTGCTCGCGGCGGCCGGCGACCATGTACCCGACGTGCTGGCGCACGATTTCGACGCCGGCTTCATGCTCGTGACCGATCTCGGCCGCACGTCCTACATCTCGGTGCTCGACCCGGCCGATCCGGCCTCCGCGCGGCCGCTGATGCGCGATGCGTTCGACGCGCTGATCCGCTTCCAGCTCACGTCGAAGCCCGACGTGCTGCCGCCGTTCGACGAAGCGTTCCTGCGCCGCGAAATGGAGCTGATGCCCGAATGGTTCATCGGCCGCCATCTCGGCAAGCCCGTCACCGACGCGATGCGCGGCACGCTCGAGCGCACCTTCGCGCTGCTGGTCGCGAGCGCGCACGCGCAGCCGCAGGGCTTCATGCTGCGCGACTTCATGCCGCGCAACCTGATGGTCTGCGAGCCGAATCCGGGCATCCTCGACTTCCAGGATGCCGTCTACGGGCCGCTGACCTACGACGTCGTGTCGCTGCTGCGCGACGCGTTCATCAGCTGGGACGAGGAATTCGAGCTCGACTGCTTCGCCTACTACTGGGAAAAGGCCAAGAAGGCCGGCCTGCCCGTCGATCCCGACTTCGGCGAGTTCTACCGCCAGCTCGAATGGATGGGCCTGCAGCGCCATATCAAGGTGCTCGGGCTGTTCGCGCGCATCAACTATCGCGACGGCAAGCCGCACTATCTGAACGACCTGCCGCGCTTCCTCGGCTACGCGCGCAAGGTCGCGCTGCGCTACCGTCCGCTCGCGCCGTTCGCGAAGCTGCTCGACGAGCTCGAGGGCCGCACCGACGACGTCGCGTATACGTTCTGA
- the murU gene encoding N-acetylmuramate alpha-1-phosphate uridylyltransferase MurU, whose product MSTSLTTAMIFAAGRGERMRPLTDTCPKPLLEAGGKPLIVWQIERLAQAGIETIVINHAWLGAQIEQALGDGARWGVRLVYSAEGEALETAGGIAQALPLLEHDGRPTVFVAVSGDVFCAFDYRTLAPRAARMAALDAPALHLVMVPNPPFHPAGDFALGDDGRLTLDGAARLTFGNIGLYDTRMFRDLARGTRRALTPYYRAAIEAGRASGELYEGIWENVGTPAQLHELDARLRSAGR is encoded by the coding sequence ATGAGCACCTCCCTGACCACGGCGATGATCTTCGCCGCCGGACGCGGCGAACGCATGCGCCCGCTGACCGACACCTGCCCGAAACCGCTGCTCGAAGCGGGCGGCAAGCCGCTGATCGTCTGGCAGATCGAGCGGCTCGCGCAGGCCGGCATCGAGACGATCGTGATCAACCATGCATGGCTCGGCGCGCAGATCGAGCAGGCGCTCGGCGACGGCGCGCGCTGGGGCGTGCGGCTCGTGTACTCGGCCGAGGGCGAAGCGCTCGAGACGGCCGGCGGCATCGCGCAGGCGTTGCCGCTGCTCGAGCACGACGGCCGGCCGACGGTGTTCGTCGCCGTCAGCGGCGACGTGTTCTGCGCGTTCGACTACCGCACGCTCGCGCCGCGCGCCGCCCGGATGGCCGCGCTCGACGCGCCCGCGCTGCACCTCGTGATGGTGCCGAACCCGCCGTTCCACCCGGCCGGCGATTTCGCGCTCGGCGACGACGGGCGCCTGACGCTCGACGGCGCCGCGCGCCTCACGTTCGGCAACATCGGACTGTACGACACGCGGATGTTCCGCGATCTCGCGCGCGGCACGCGCCGCGCGCTGACGCCCTACTACCGCGCAGCCATCGAGGCCGGCCGCGCGAGCGGCGAACTGTACGAGGGAATCTGGGAGAACGTCGGCACGCCCGCGCAGCTGCACGAACTCGACGCGCGGCTGCGCTCCGCCGGCCGCTAA
- a CDS encoding ABCB family ABC transporter ATP-binding protein/permease yields the protein MRRYSASGEPAPAPTGPRNDWQTIRSLLPYLATYKLRVALALACLIGAKVANLGVPIVMKRIVDHLASVQQLTALGRAEQSAGIVLAGGVGLLVIAYALVRLSTSLFTELREILFSKVTESAVRRLALQVFRHLHGLSLRFHLERQTGGMSRDIERGTRGIQQLISYSLYSILPTLVEVGLVLGFFVVKYDAYYAYVTFAALIAYIVFTVKVTNWRTHFRRTMNELDSRANSRAIDSLINYETVKYFGNEEWEAQRYDENLKRYRQAAIRSQNSLSLLNFGQQAIIGTGLVFILWRATQGVLAGKLTLGDLVLINTFMLQLYIPLNFLGVVYRELKQSLTDMDRMFGLLSAAKEVADRPDARPLAVAGAQVRFEHVNFAYEPARPILHDVTFTIEAGTTTAVVGHSGSGKSTLSRLLFRFYDLDRASGGAIRIDGQDIRDVTQDSLRASIGIVPQDTVLFNDSIYYNIAYGRPSATRDEVIAAARAAHIHDFIESLPNGYETPVGERGLKLSGGEKQRVAIARTLLKNPPILLFDEATSALDSRSERAIQHELEQIARHRTTLVIAHRLSTVVHAQQILVMDHGRIVERGTHDELVRADGPYAQMWALQQQRAAAGDEAAEAA from the coding sequence ATGCGCCGATATTCCGCTTCCGGCGAGCCCGCGCCGGCTCCGACCGGGCCCCGCAACGACTGGCAGACGATCCGTTCGCTGCTGCCGTATCTCGCGACCTACAAGCTGCGTGTCGCACTCGCGCTCGCGTGCCTGATCGGCGCGAAAGTCGCGAACCTCGGCGTGCCGATCGTGATGAAGCGCATCGTCGATCATCTCGCTTCCGTGCAGCAGCTGACCGCGCTCGGCCGCGCCGAGCAGTCGGCCGGCATCGTGCTCGCGGGCGGCGTCGGGCTGCTCGTGATCGCGTATGCGCTCGTGCGGCTGTCGACGTCGCTGTTCACCGAGCTGCGCGAAATCCTGTTCTCGAAAGTCACCGAAAGCGCGGTGCGTCGGCTCGCGCTGCAGGTGTTTCGTCATCTGCACGGACTGTCGCTGCGCTTTCACCTCGAGCGGCAGACGGGCGGCATGTCGCGCGACATCGAGCGCGGCACGCGCGGCATCCAGCAACTGATCTCGTATTCGCTGTACAGCATCCTGCCGACGCTCGTCGAGGTCGGGCTCGTGCTCGGCTTCTTCGTCGTCAAGTACGACGCGTATTACGCGTACGTGACGTTCGCGGCGCTGATCGCCTACATCGTGTTCACCGTGAAGGTCACGAACTGGCGCACGCACTTTCGTCGCACGATGAACGAGCTCGATTCGCGGGCCAACTCGCGCGCGATCGATTCGCTGATCAACTACGAAACGGTCAAGTATTTCGGCAACGAGGAATGGGAGGCGCAGCGCTACGACGAGAACCTCAAGCGCTACCGCCAGGCCGCGATCCGCTCGCAGAACTCGCTGTCGCTGCTGAACTTCGGTCAGCAGGCGATCATCGGCACGGGGCTCGTGTTCATTCTCTGGCGCGCGACGCAGGGCGTGCTCGCCGGCAAGCTGACGCTCGGCGATCTCGTGCTGATCAACACGTTCATGCTGCAGCTGTACATTCCGCTGAACTTCCTCGGCGTCGTGTACCGCGAGCTGAAGCAGAGCCTCACCGACATGGATCGCATGTTCGGCCTGCTGTCGGCCGCGAAGGAGGTCGCCGATCGTCCCGACGCGCGGCCGCTCGCGGTGGCCGGCGCGCAGGTGCGCTTCGAGCACGTGAATTTCGCCTACGAGCCGGCGCGGCCGATCCTGCACGACGTCACGTTCACGATCGAGGCCGGCACGACGACCGCGGTGGTCGGGCACAGCGGGTCCGGCAAGTCGACGCTGTCCCGCCTGCTGTTCCGCTTCTACGATCTCGATCGCGCGTCGGGCGGCGCAATCCGCATCGACGGGCAGGATATCCGCGACGTCACACAGGACTCGCTGCGCGCGTCGATCGGGATCGTGCCGCAGGACACGGTGCTGTTCAACGACTCGATCTACTACAACATCGCGTACGGCCGGCCGAGCGCGACGCGCGACGAGGTGATCGCGGCCGCGCGCGCCGCGCATATCCACGACTTCATCGAAAGCTTGCCGAACGGCTATGAGACGCCGGTCGGCGAGCGCGGGCTGAAGCTGTCGGGCGGCGAGAAGCAGCGTGTCGCGATCGCGCGCACGCTGCTGAAGAATCCGCCGATCCTGCTGTTCGACGAGGCGACGTCCGCGCTCGATTCGCGTTCGGAGCGCGCGATCCAGCATGAGCTCGAGCAGATCGCGCGGCATCGGACGACGCTCGTGATCGCGCACCGGCTGTCGACGGTCGTGCATGCGCAGCAGATTCTCGTCATGGATCACGGGCGGATCGTCGAGCGCGGCACGCACGACGAACTCGTGCGCGCGGACGGGCCCTATGCGCAGATGTGGGCGCTGCAGCAGCAGCGCGCGGCGGCCGGCGACGAGGCGGCGGAAGCGGCGTGA
- a CDS encoding acyl-CoA thioesterase, protein MTEPTLELPQKQPALRVVPQPHDANVHGDVFGGWIMSQVDIAGSIPASQRANGRVATVAVNSFVFKQPVFVGDLLSFYATITRTGNTSVTVDVEVYAQRMRLMGEVVKVTEATLTYVATGPDRKPRPLPAL, encoded by the coding sequence ATGACCGAACCGACCCTCGAACTCCCGCAGAAGCAGCCGGCGCTGCGTGTCGTCCCGCAACCGCACGACGCGAACGTCCACGGCGACGTATTCGGCGGCTGGATCATGTCGCAGGTCGACATCGCCGGGTCGATTCCGGCCAGCCAGCGCGCGAACGGGCGCGTCGCGACGGTCGCGGTCAATTCCTTCGTGTTCAAGCAACCGGTGTTCGTCGGCGATCTGCTGAGCTTCTACGCGACGATCACGCGCACCGGCAACACCTCGGTCACGGTGGATGTCGAGGTGTACGCGCAACGCATGCGCCTGATGGGCGAAGTCGTGAAGGTCACGGAAGCGACGCTCACGTACGTCGCGACGGGCCCGGACCGCAAGCCGCGGCCGCTGCCCGCGCTGTAA
- a CDS encoding nitrate reductase associated protein gives MGLSDAPLLFNFEHESSENLTYIPMIVRFNLDRFGLRISLEQWQLLPLEDRRLLARFPADDDTAIEPNFDHALFEMLRTHANLEPSWFQPEEQPAWRTTDAVPDALAQQCALAGLPVPAVAQWQQLAPFQRYVLMKLSRKPTLNHDFVPAMREFGLTGTH, from the coding sequence ATGGGACTCAGCGACGCACCGTTGCTATTCAATTTCGAACACGAATCGTCGGAAAACCTCACGTACATTCCGATGATCGTGCGTTTCAATCTCGACCGCTTCGGCTTGCGGATCTCGCTCGAGCAGTGGCAGCTGCTGCCGCTCGAGGATCGCCGGCTGCTCGCGCGCTTTCCGGCCGACGACGACACGGCGATCGAGCCCAACTTCGACCATGCGCTGTTCGAGATGCTGCGCACGCACGCGAATCTCGAGCCGTCGTGGTTTCAGCCGGAAGAGCAGCCGGCGTGGCGCACGACCGACGCGGTGCCCGATGCGCTCGCGCAGCAGTGCGCACTGGCCGGGCTGCCGGTGCCGGCCGTCGCGCAATGGCAGCAGCTCGCGCCGTTCCAGCGCTACGTGCTGATGAAGCTGTCGCGCAAGCCGACGCTCAATCACGACTTCGTGCCGGCGATGCGCGAGTTCGGGCTGACCGGCACGCACTGA
- the fdhD gene encoding formate dehydrogenase accessory sulfurtransferase FdhD, giving the protein MLVNPTETAEPRGAIELSVRRMRGGVAETAQDYVGQEWPVALVFNGISHAVMMCTPRDLEAFAVGFAMSEGIVARGSDIKDIDVILHADAPLPHAEVHLDVVQQAFAALKDRRRALAGRTGCGVCGIESIDLLDLAPERVPDTGFLARLAPDALARAAHALPAHQTLTQLTGGLHAAAWCDATGAIRMAFEDVGRHNALDKLIGSLVLSRAEPTDGFVFLSSRASYELVRKAARVGIPMVATISAPSSLAIEIAKAAGLRLVSFCRETGYVDYGTA; this is encoded by the coding sequence GTGCTCGTGAATCCGACCGAAACAGCCGAACCGCGCGGCGCGATCGAACTGTCCGTACGCCGCATGCGCGGTGGCGTCGCCGAAACCGCCCAAGACTACGTCGGCCAGGAATGGCCGGTCGCGCTCGTGTTCAACGGCATCTCGCACGCGGTGATGATGTGCACGCCGCGCGATCTCGAAGCGTTCGCGGTGGGCTTTGCGATGTCGGAAGGGATCGTCGCGCGCGGCAGCGACATCAAGGACATCGACGTGATCCTGCATGCAGACGCGCCGCTGCCGCACGCGGAAGTGCACCTCGACGTCGTCCAGCAAGCGTTCGCCGCGCTGAAGGACCGCCGCCGCGCGCTTGCCGGCCGCACCGGCTGCGGCGTCTGCGGCATCGAAAGCATCGATCTGCTCGATCTCGCGCCCGAACGCGTGCCCGACACCGGCTTTCTCGCACGGCTTGCGCCCGACGCGCTCGCGCGCGCGGCGCACGCGCTGCCGGCTCACCAGACGCTCACGCAGCTGACCGGCGGCCTGCACGCGGCCGCCTGGTGCGATGCAACCGGCGCGATCCGCATGGCGTTCGAGGATGTCGGCCGCCACAACGCGCTCGACAAGCTGATCGGCTCGCTCGTGCTGTCGCGCGCGGAGCCGACCGACGGCTTCGTGTTCCTGTCGAGCCGCGCGAGCTACGAGCTCGTGCGCAAGGCTGCGCGCGTCGGCATCCCGATGGTCGCGACGATCTCCGCGCCCTCGTCGCTCGCGATCGAGATCGCGAAGGCCGCCGGGCTGCGGCTCGTCAGCTTCTGCCGCGAGACCGGCTACGTCGACTACGGCACGGCATGA
- a CDS encoding enoyl-CoA hydratase: MADIQVERADGVLTITIARPAKKNALTAAMYQAMADALAAAQEDSAVRAILLRGSDGNFSAGNDLEDFLKAPPKDEDAPVFQFLARISGASKPIVAAVPGIAVGVGVTMLLHCDLVYAADTATFSLPFVQLGLCPEAASSALLPRLAGHQIAAEKLLLGEPFDALEAHRIGIVNRVLPAAELDAFAAKQAAKLASLPASSLRVTKALLKDTGGVTVAARMAEEAGHFSAMLRAPEAREAMTAFFEKRKPDFRQFD, translated from the coding sequence GTGGCCGACATTCAAGTGGAACGCGCCGACGGCGTACTGACGATCACGATCGCGCGGCCGGCGAAGAAGAATGCGCTGACGGCGGCGATGTATCAGGCGATGGCCGATGCGCTCGCCGCTGCGCAGGAAGACAGCGCGGTCCGCGCGATCCTGCTGCGCGGCAGCGACGGCAATTTCAGCGCGGGCAACGATCTCGAGGATTTCCTGAAGGCGCCGCCGAAGGACGAGGACGCGCCGGTGTTTCAGTTTCTCGCGCGCATCAGCGGCGCGAGCAAGCCGATCGTCGCCGCGGTGCCGGGCATCGCGGTCGGCGTCGGCGTGACGATGCTGCTGCACTGCGATCTGGTCTACGCGGCCGACACCGCGACGTTCTCGCTGCCGTTCGTGCAGCTCGGGCTCTGCCCGGAAGCGGCATCGAGCGCGCTGCTGCCGCGGCTCGCCGGCCATCAGATTGCCGCCGAAAAGCTGCTGCTCGGCGAACCGTTCGACGCGCTCGAAGCGCACCGCATCGGCATCGTCAATCGCGTGCTGCCGGCCGCGGAGCTCGACGCGTTCGCCGCGAAGCAGGCCGCGAAGCTCGCGTCGCTGCCGGCCTCGTCGCTGCGCGTGACAAAGGCGCTGCTCAAGGATACGGGCGGCGTGACGGTGGCCGCACGGATGGCCGAAGAGGCCGGCCATTTCTCGGCGATGCTGCGCGCGCCCGAAGCGCGCGAGGCGATGACGGCATTCTTCGAGAAGCGCAAACCCGATTTCCGCCAGTTCGACTGA